In one Candidatus Nomurabacteria bacterium genomic region, the following are encoded:
- the dnaN gene encoding DNA polymerase III subunit beta: MELSVTQENLTRALGAASRVASSKTQLPILGNILLRTDGHRLMVAATNLEIATTQHIGAKIVNKGAITVPARLITEFVASLPKTTVTLRVTDNKLHITADGYNSTINGTLADDFPELPTINDKTAVSYAIDTSELKQAIGQTILTTSSDATRPVLTGVYWHSHDGALYLAATDGYRLSEKRLVQTKSDVAAIIPTSTLQEVLRMLGDDVNEVEILFDESQVRFRLNDAEITSRLIDGNFPDYRQLIPATSESVITVARSDFAQITKVAGLFARESGGSVTITADEEKDRLSLHSVASELGENTSETAAEVSADGQVTLNSRYLTEALGVVDANKVVFRFSGKLSPCVLSAADEKEADYQHIIMPLKS, translated from the coding sequence ATGGAACTATCCGTCACACAAGAAAATCTCACCCGTGCGCTCGGTGCAGCTTCACGCGTAGCAAGTTCAAAAACACAGTTACCTATACTAGGAAATATTCTTTTAAGGACTGACGGGCACAGATTAATGGTTGCAGCAACAAACCTAGAAATCGCAACAACTCAACATATTGGTGCGAAAATTGTAAACAAAGGTGCAATCACCGTCCCCGCTCGCTTAATTACTGAATTCGTTGCTAGTCTGCCTAAAACGACAGTCACGTTACGGGTGACCGACAATAAACTTCACATCACTGCTGATGGCTATAACTCAACAATCAATGGCACGCTTGCGGATGATTTTCCGGAACTGCCAACTATCAACGACAAGACGGCTGTAAGCTATGCGATCGATACAAGTGAGCTCAAGCAGGCCATTGGCCAGACAATCCTAACTACTAGTAGCGATGCAACTCGCCCTGTATTAACTGGCGTATATTGGCATTCTCATGACGGCGCACTTTACTTGGCTGCAACTGATGGGTATCGCCTATCTGAAAAACGATTAGTACAGACAAAGAGTGACGTGGCAGCCATTATACCTACAAGTACACTTCAGGAAGTATTGCGAATGCTAGGTGATGACGTAAACGAAGTTGAGATACTTTTTGACGAGTCGCAAGTAAGGTTTCGCCTTAACGACGCGGAGATTACGAGTCGATTGATAGATGGAAACTTCCCTGATTATAGGCAGTTGATACCGGCAACATCAGAGTCGGTCATTACTGTTGCTCGATCAGATTTTGCACAAATTACGAAAGTTGCTGGTCTGTTTGCGCGCGAATCTGGTGGAAGCGTGACGATAACAGCAGATGAGGAAAAAGATCGATTATCACTCCACTCTGTCGCTAGTGAACTTGGTGAAAATACATCCGAAACAGCTGCCGAAGTGAGTGCTGACGGTCAAGTGACACTTAATTCTCGTTATCTTACAGAGGCGCTTGGTGTCGTAGATGCCAACAAGGTTGTTTTCCGATTTAGTGGCAAGCTTTCCCCTTGCGTCCTTTCGGCTGCTGATGAAAAAGAGGCTGATTATCAGCATATTATTATGCCGTTAAAGAGCTAG
- a CDS encoding M23 family metallopeptidase, protein MKTPLDVNARVGEMADPNSKRREGLRRAQKQAEIDATSNQDTHNRSSSFSTSSLKDLEETGSKTTSQSNQSSVRYRPQSNRTRGASKYLQRLTKIKLQGKSSMAAVIMAVFLGGGFLTILFSPSLAIVEMKEVLTQALNDQLHAVDSRSTSLFKATMKGPASCGMVAVCKKFSTMSTNEVKEFEKNKSGIKIDREMIDAENGKVTKVTFTNETGKVTSITSDVELQNSLKNNVEFKAAWTKGFNPQYKSLSDPLVKKVLYKLKATKNEDISGKNDEERQKKLNQAAGGVENTGAKTITEVTDKNGNKTYIDENGNPIDPSKVDSASAMEKRIEGYVSHGGTAGVLKNATVGAVAVDGAADTACTLFNGIRHVSALAKDIKKAQIARYALALVLTPADRIKAGDATEAETNFVGNTLMASTPSSQVLDESKLSKTAIGKPPTIASTDIGSAFDSKGYKLASGESIGKLTANDARFALGGGGSPAILDTVTRDISKVVNGGNSDPKALSKKCSYIQSWFVRGGALAAGIVTGAATLGISTLVIGGASFALQLAAPLIESALGDMIAGDVVKDISGYDSGNAVYAGSAGMLGDIAENRGMAPVTTQGGADYLAENRQTTAQYASLSRYMARTTPFDISNRYSFLGSIVSTLIPIAEQSKSSASMAMMNIAALIPNSFASIYQPAAGALSSNYFGQCNDMTYQSLGIDAGPFCEVRHWMSNKELAIDPVQNAIWMANSGNIDPSSETGDAKDNGQDWNYVKFLDQCAHRTAGWGEPQDENGGGDGSNCLNPKYQDMNEHFRVYTMDQSLKTSMDTVDQTQSNLPGTTGFADGQTTSVSSDGWAYPTAKDDTITFGYQPGHEGVNIADKNSTATIGQPIFAVYDGRVVAAGPSLNYGNWIVLEHQVKNQTMSTVYAYMNNDGVLVRAGDTVKAGQEIGRIGTNGSGNRPYLYFELWQGQALNNGTRVDPTEILNKAQGAKNA, encoded by the coding sequence ATGAAAACACCTTTGGATGTTAATGCCAGGGTGGGCGAAATGGCTGACCCGAATAGCAAAAGACGGGAGGGCTTACGACGTGCCCAAAAACAGGCTGAAATAGACGCTACATCAAACCAAGATACACATAATAGATCGTCTAGTTTTTCGACCAGCTCACTAAAAGATCTTGAAGAAACCGGTAGTAAAACCACATCTCAAAGCAATCAATCGTCAGTACGATACCGACCACAATCTAATCGCACTAGAGGGGCGTCTAAATACTTACAGCGGCTTACAAAAATAAAACTACAAGGTAAAAGCTCTATGGCGGCTGTCATTATGGCGGTATTTCTAGGTGGTGGATTTTTGACTATATTATTTTCGCCTAGCTTAGCGATTGTCGAGATGAAGGAAGTGCTTACTCAAGCACTTAACGACCAGCTACATGCCGTTGATTCACGCTCGACGTCGCTTTTTAAGGCAACAATGAAAGGTCCGGCTTCATGCGGAATGGTTGCTGTATGTAAAAAGTTTTCAACCATGTCGACGAACGAAGTAAAAGAATTTGAAAAAAATAAGAGCGGTATAAAAATCGACAGAGAAATGATTGATGCCGAAAATGGAAAGGTAACAAAGGTCACCTTTACAAACGAAACGGGGAAGGTAACATCGATCACGAGTGATGTGGAATTACAAAATTCTCTTAAGAATAATGTCGAATTTAAAGCCGCTTGGACAAAGGGATTTAATCCACAATATAAAAGCTTGTCCGATCCGCTGGTTAAAAAAGTCCTCTACAAGCTAAAGGCGACAAAGAATGAAGATATAAGTGGTAAGAACGACGAGGAGCGCCAGAAAAAACTCAACCAAGCGGCTGGTGGTGTTGAAAATACCGGCGCCAAAACAATTACCGAAGTAACAGACAAAAACGGTAACAAGACATACATCGATGAAAACGGTAATCCGATCGATCCGAGTAAGGTCGACTCCGCCAGTGCGATGGAAAAACGCATCGAAGGGTACGTGTCACATGGCGGTACGGCAGGTGTGTTAAAGAATGCCACCGTCGGAGCAGTCGCAGTAGATGGAGCTGCAGACACCGCTTGTACGCTCTTTAACGGCATTAGGCACGTATCAGCATTAGCGAAGGATATTAAGAAAGCTCAGATAGCACGTTATGCGCTCGCGCTCGTACTAACACCCGCCGATCGTATAAAGGCTGGTGATGCGACCGAAGCTGAAACGAATTTCGTCGGCAATACCCTCATGGCGAGCACACCATCTTCACAAGTGCTCGATGAATCGAAATTATCAAAAACTGCAATCGGCAAACCACCGACAATTGCGAGTACAGACATCGGTAGTGCGTTCGATTCAAAAGGTTACAAATTAGCATCCGGAGAATCAATTGGCAAACTCACAGCTAACGATGCGCGCTTTGCGCTTGGCGGGGGCGGATCACCGGCAATTCTCGACACCGTTACAAGAGATATCTCTAAAGTTGTTAATGGCGGCAATTCAGACCCGAAGGCTCTGAGTAAAAAATGTAGTTACATACAAAGCTGGTTTGTGCGCGGAGGTGCGCTAGCTGCTGGAATTGTAACTGGCGCAGCGACTCTTGGAATATCGACGCTCGTCATTGGCGGTGCGTCGTTCGCACTACAACTCGCAGCTCCGTTAATCGAATCAGCTCTTGGTGACATGATTGCTGGCGACGTCGTGAAAGATATATCCGGCTACGACAGTGGTAATGCAGTTTACGCCGGTAGCGCCGGCATGCTTGGTGACATAGCTGAAAATAGAGGCATGGCTCCAGTTACCACTCAAGGTGGCGCTGATTACCTAGCTGAAAACCGTCAAACCACTGCGCAATATGCGTCACTTAGCCGCTACATGGCGCGCACGACGCCATTTGACATCAGTAACCGATATTCATTCCTAGGCTCTATCGTTTCAACCCTGATACCAATTGCAGAACAGTCAAAATCTAGCGCCAGTATGGCGATGATGAATATTGCTGCGCTCATACCAAATTCGTTTGCTAGCATCTACCAACCAGCAGCCGGAGCACTGTCGAGTAATTATTTTGGTCAATGTAACGATATGACATATCAATCACTTGGCATAGATGCGGGGCCATTCTGCGAAGTTCGCCACTGGATGAGCAATAAAGAACTTGCTATAGATCCCGTTCAAAATGCCATCTGGATGGCAAATAGTGGCAACATCGACCCGTCGAGTGAAACAGGTGACGCAAAGGACAATGGCCAAGACTGGAACTACGTTAAATTCCTTGATCAATGTGCGCATCGCACCGCCGGATGGGGTGAACCTCAGGACGAAAACGGTGGTGGCGATGGAAGTAATTGCCTCAACCCTAAGTACCAGGACATGAATGAACATTTCCGCGTTTACACAATGGATCAATCACTAAAGACATCTATGGATACCGTAGATCAAACCCAATCAAATCTACCTGGTACTACTGGCTTCGCTGACGGGCAAACTACTTCGGTCAGTTCCGACGGCTGGGCGTATCCGACAGCAAAAGACGACACCATAACATTCGGCTATCAGCCTGGTCATGAAGGAGTAAATATAGCTGATAAAAATTCTACGGCGACAATCGGTCAACCGATTTTTGCAGTTTACGACGGAAGGGTTGTAGCCGCCGGACCATCCCTAAACTACGGTAATTGGATCGTGCTCGAACATCAGGTAAAAAATCAGACGATGTCGACCGTCTATGCTTACATGAATAATGATGGTGTGCTTGTACGCGCAGGCGACACGGTGAAAGCAGGGCAAGAAATTGGCCGCATAGGCACTAATGGTAGCGGGAATAGACCGTATCTATACTTTGAACTATGGCAGGGGCAAGCACTTAATAATGGTACACGTGTTGATCCGACAGAAATACTCAACAAGGCGCAAGGAGCAAAAAATGCTTAG
- the rnpA gene encoding ribonuclease P protein component, whose product MIAFENRFHGHGSLKYVYAHGHTVRSHLMALKYTTHPKRNKPRAAVVVSKKVLKHAVGRNRIRRRIYEIIRLELPELHQNRDLVFLVFSAEVLTVPHEELTEIVRQLLASAGVYKK is encoded by the coding sequence ATGATAGCTTTTGAAAATCGCTTTCACGGCCACGGTAGCCTCAAGTACGTATATGCACACGGACATACGGTGCGTTCTCATTTGATGGCGCTTAAATACACCACTCACCCAAAGCGCAACAAACCACGAGCTGCGGTTGTGGTGAGTAAAAAGGTGCTCAAGCACGCCGTAGGAAGGAATCGTATACGACGTCGTATCTATGAAATTATTCGTCTTGAGTTACCTGAGCTGCACCAAAATCGTGACTTGGTGTTTCTTGTGTTTTCGGCAGAGGTACTCACAGTACCGCACGAAGAGCTGACGGAGATCGTCCGGCAGCTACTTGCATCTGCTGGTGTCTATAAAAAATAG
- a CDS encoding single-stranded DNA-binding protein codes for MNSQESLEEAKKYLADTLSFFGVNVEVEGHLDEDVIELNVPSTDINSLLIGRNAETLRSMQLLVSTMLRTKEAEVSRVNIDIADYKKQRAEKVAEQAREWIKEVLETGDSHVAKLNAADRRVVHHVASEFENIQTFSEGEGRDRRIIIAQQSS; via the coding sequence ATGAATAGTCAGGAATCTCTAGAAGAGGCAAAGAAATACTTAGCCGATACGCTGTCGTTTTTTGGTGTGAATGTTGAGGTTGAGGGGCATTTAGACGAAGACGTTATAGAACTAAACGTACCATCTACCGACATCAATAGTTTACTTATAGGTCGCAACGCTGAAACGCTTCGTAGTATGCAACTTTTGGTATCTACGATGCTTCGCACAAAAGAAGCGGAGGTGTCACGGGTTAATATCGACATTGCTGACTACAAGAAGCAGCGTGCTGAAAAGGTTGCCGAACAAGCTCGCGAGTGGATCAAAGAAGTGTTAGAAACCGGTGATTCGCATGTTGCTAAACTTAACGCCGCTGATCGTCGTGTCGTACACCACGTAGCGAGTGAATTCGAAAACATCCAGACGTTTTCTGAAGGCGAAGGCCGCGATAGGCGCATCATTATAGCTCAACAAAGCTCATAA
- a CDS encoding YidC/Oxa1 family membrane protein insertase: protein MNIFEILIVQPLFNLLMLLYAVIPGADFGVSIILFTILLRIALYPLVKRQLHQTKAMRKLQPELELIKKRTKGNRQLQGVQMMELYKRHGVSPFRSIGIVAIQIPIFIALYLVIRIFTLHRDQLAQYTYDFLQNIGPIKHVLDHPEAFNEKLFGFVDLTNQAIAADGINIVLILLAVVAAVGQYYQSKQTLPQVDNKRSLREILSEAASGKEADQSDINNAIMGKMVYVLPFFMLFIMLSLPGAISLYYATNTIVAVIQQGRVLREDEEELEDMADHPKKSGKKATAKARARTAEEATVTRIVAKGSRPNKQNDRSKGGKS, encoded by the coding sequence GTGAACATTTTTGAAATTCTTATTGTCCAACCGCTATTCAACCTACTAATGTTGCTTTACGCAGTAATACCTGGTGCTGATTTTGGCGTCAGTATCATACTGTTCACTATCCTCCTCAGGATCGCACTATACCCTCTTGTTAAACGACAGCTTCACCAGACGAAGGCTATGCGTAAGCTCCAGCCAGAGCTGGAACTAATCAAGAAGCGGACAAAGGGTAATCGCCAACTTCAGGGCGTTCAGATGATGGAGCTCTATAAGCGCCACGGAGTTAGTCCATTCCGTTCTATCGGTATTGTCGCTATTCAGATCCCAATCTTTATCGCACTTTACTTGGTCATTCGTATATTTACACTTCATCGCGATCAGCTAGCTCAATACACATATGATTTCTTGCAGAATATCGGGCCAATTAAACACGTCCTTGATCACCCGGAAGCGTTTAATGAAAAGCTCTTTGGTTTCGTTGATCTTACAAACCAGGCTATCGCTGCAGACGGCATTAATATCGTTTTGATCCTACTAGCTGTAGTGGCTGCTGTTGGCCAATACTACCAAAGCAAGCAAACATTGCCACAGGTAGACAATAAACGTAGTTTACGTGAAATTCTAAGTGAAGCCGCGAGCGGCAAAGAAGCTGACCAGTCAGACATCAACAACGCTATTATGGGTAAGATGGTATATGTACTACCATTCTTTATGTTGTTTATTATGCTTAGTTTGCCAGGTGCAATTTCACTTTACTATGCGACTAACACTATCGTTGCTGTGATACAACAAGGTAGAGTCTTGCGTGAAGACGAAGAAGAACTGGAAGACATGGCTGATCACCCTAAAAAATCAGGCAAAAAAGCCACCGCTAAAGCTCGAGCGCGCACCGCCGAAGAAGCGACCGTTACAAGAATCGTTGCAAAAGGCTCACGCCCTAATAAACAAAACGACCGCAGTAAAGGAGGGAAATCATGA
- the rpmH gene encoding 50S ribosomal protein L34, with protein sequence MPKRTHQPHTRHRARTHGFRARVATKAGRAVLKRRRLKGRAKVSI encoded by the coding sequence ATGCCAAAGAGGACACACCAACCACACACACGACACCGTGCAAGGACGCATGGCTTTCGAGCGCGCGTTGCAACCAAGGCTGGTCGCGCAGTATTGAAGCGCCGCCGACTTAAAGGTCGCGCAAAGGTTTCAATTTAA
- the recF gene encoding DNA replication and repair protein RecF (All proteins in this family for which functions are known are DNA-binding proteins that assist the filamentation of RecA onto DNA for the initiation of recombination or recombinational repair.), whose translation MIIRSLTVENFRSHRKFSRTFSHAVTVVTGPNGSGKTTLIEAVTMALSGHSFKGSDQELLRRDAEWWRIDIQFDDQTRTVKYQPEAPKKKQFIIDDKSSIRLPAASRYPVVLFEPDDLRLLHGSPTRRRQFIDRFAAQLIPDYSKVVRRYERSLAQRNKLLKSGASGDTLFAWNVSLAKYGAQMIDVRVRLIERLNAGLGSTYKTIAQTRDVATLHYSHTLIDNTEQKLLTELESCMERDQLLGFTSVGPHRHDVLFRFNDTPAVSSASRGEVRTIILALKFLEVDILQEVTGLPPVVLLDDVLSELDDKRQAHLATKFQNHQIIMTSTNPPSVVGDARVIRLR comes from the coding sequence GTGATTATTAGGTCGCTGACCGTTGAAAACTTTCGCTCTCATCGAAAATTTTCGCGTACGTTTTCGCATGCCGTGACGGTTGTAACTGGACCGAATGGCAGTGGCAAGACGACACTTATCGAAGCGGTCACTATGGCGCTCTCTGGTCATTCGTTTAAAGGTAGCGACCAAGAGCTGTTGCGTCGTGATGCAGAGTGGTGGCGGATTGATATACAGTTTGACGATCAGACACGGACAGTGAAGTATCAACCGGAAGCACCTAAGAAAAAGCAGTTTATTATTGATGATAAATCGAGTATTCGCCTGCCGGCTGCGTCTCGTTACCCAGTGGTATTGTTTGAGCCGGACGATCTACGACTTTTACACGGGTCGCCAACCAGGCGCCGTCAATTTATCGATCGTTTTGCAGCGCAGCTAATACCCGATTACAGTAAAGTCGTTCGTCGTTATGAGCGATCACTTGCTCAGCGCAATAAGCTTCTCAAAAGTGGTGCTAGCGGCGACACGTTGTTTGCGTGGAACGTTAGCCTTGCGAAATATGGCGCTCAGATGATCGACGTGCGCGTGCGATTGATTGAGCGACTAAATGCCGGACTCGGTTCGACGTATAAGACAATTGCGCAGACGCGTGATGTAGCAACGTTGCATTACTCGCATACACTTATCGACAATACTGAGCAGAAATTACTTACTGAATTAGAGTCTTGTATGGAACGTGATCAGTTGCTTGGGTTTACGTCGGTGGGTCCTCATAGGCATGACGTGCTTTTTCGTTTCAATGACACGCCTGCCGTTAGTTCGGCGTCGCGCGGTGAGGTTCGTACGATTATACTGGCTCTAAAGTTCCTAGAAGTCGATATATTACAGGAGGTAACTGGCCTACCACCGGTTGTACTACTCGACGACGTACTGAGCGAGTTGGACGACAAGCGCCAAGCGCATTTAGCGACGAAATTTCAGAATCATCAGATTATTATGACGAGTACGAATCCACCAAGTGTCGTTGGCGATGCTAGGGTTATTCGTCTTCGCTAG
- a CDS encoding PEGA domain-containing protein codes for MYYDFIHQHKQQFKIAGIAFIVLVVWWGIATFVDQNGKIPVVVSVVPSDATVTFNGKSEGNGTHYLPAGSYEVTVRKDGFKTETEQVIVTGKKQQNVVAASLTAESTDAKKWAKEHSDDYAKNQAYGAIEANSNGSYFTAKNPITTKLPYNDPYFTIGYIVNKDQSITLTVVTPSPRYRFYAVQQIRDLGYDPTDFKIMFKDFHNPLEQK; via the coding sequence ATGTATTACGATTTCATTCATCAGCACAAACAGCAATTTAAAATAGCTGGTATCGCATTTATAGTGCTCGTAGTATGGTGGGGGATTGCAACATTCGTCGACCAAAATGGCAAGATTCCGGTTGTCGTATCGGTCGTACCTAGTGATGCGACTGTCACGTTTAACGGCAAAAGTGAAGGAAATGGCACACACTATTTACCAGCTGGGTCATATGAAGTGACTGTTCGTAAAGATGGGTTTAAAACTGAAACGGAACAGGTGATAGTTACTGGTAAAAAACAACAAAATGTCGTCGCTGCATCGCTTACCGCCGAGAGTACTGATGCGAAAAAGTGGGCAAAAGAACATTCTGATGATTATGCAAAAAATCAAGCATATGGCGCCATCGAAGCTAATAGTAACGGAAGTTATTTTACCGCTAAAAACCCAATCACAACCAAGCTGCCCTATAATGACCCGTACTTCACGATTGGCTATATCGTCAACAAAGACCAGTCTATTACTTTGACCGTAGTAACACCGTCACCACGTTACCGATTCTACGCCGTGCAACAAATCCGCGATCTCGGCTATGATCCGACTGATTTCAAAATTATGTTCAAGGATTTTCATAATCCGCTGGAGCAGAAATGA
- a CDS encoding glycosyltransferase family 4 protein, which yields MKTPPKHIAIDARIINSSTGRYIERLLTYLERLDSPHQYSVLVRAKDVDYWKPRKDNFKIVVADYHQYSLAEQFRFYFFLRRLKPDLVHFCMPQQPLLYRGLSVTTVHDLNLLRIKENEGMSKRTLRFKQRVFRRLLRKVVKRSAFVLTPTQYTKDDLLKFQSIPPYKVVVTYEAADLVSKKAEPTQRYVGKKFMIVVGRAESYKNQKGAIIAHHKLRKTHPDLHLVIIGNRDRTSRELEEWAYAKGYRKIEFFGFATDAQLAWFYTHCATYVFPSYMEGFGLPALEAMKHRAPVASSNATCLPEVLGDAALYFAPSKPQDIAKQVSRILDSSKVRQELIRRGALQVKKYSWKRMAGQTLDVYNNALDKSKTQ from the coding sequence ATGAAAACTCCACCCAAGCACATCGCGATTGATGCTCGCATTATCAACTCCAGCACTGGTCGCTATATAGAGCGGCTTCTCACCTACCTGGAACGGCTTGATTCACCGCACCAATACAGTGTACTTGTACGCGCCAAAGACGTAGACTACTGGAAACCACGTAAAGATAATTTCAAAATCGTCGTTGCGGATTATCATCAGTACTCCCTAGCCGAGCAGTTTCGTTTTTACTTTTTCTTGCGCAGGCTCAAACCAGACTTAGTTCATTTCTGCATGCCACAGCAACCGCTACTCTACCGCGGCTTGTCTGTCACAACCGTCCACGACCTTAACCTCCTTCGTATCAAAGAAAACGAAGGTATGTCCAAGCGCACGCTTAGATTTAAACAACGAGTATTCCGCCGACTCCTCCGCAAAGTCGTAAAGCGCTCAGCTTTTGTGTTGACGCCAACGCAATATACAAAAGATGATTTACTTAAATTTCAATCAATACCACCATATAAAGTCGTAGTCACGTACGAAGCTGCGGATTTAGTGTCTAAAAAGGCAGAACCAACTCAACGATACGTAGGAAAAAAATTCATGATTGTCGTTGGTCGGGCGGAATCATACAAAAATCAAAAAGGCGCCATAATCGCGCACCATAAACTCCGCAAGACCCACCCCGATCTACACCTGGTTATCATCGGCAACCGCGATCGCACTAGTCGCGAGCTAGAGGAGTGGGCATACGCCAAAGGCTACCGTAAAATTGAGTTCTTCGGCTTTGCCACCGATGCGCAACTAGCATGGTTCTATACTCATTGCGCTACTTATGTATTTCCGAGTTACATGGAAGGCTTTGGGTTGCCTGCACTTGAAGCCATGAAACACCGAGCACCAGTTGCTAGCAGTAATGCCACTTGTCTACCTGAAGTACTCGGCGACGCCGCGCTCTATTTCGCCCCTTCTAAACCACAAGACATCGCCAAGCAAGTAAGTAGAATCCTCGACAGCTCTAAAGTACGACAAGAACTCATACGCCGCGGCGCCTTACAGGTTAAGAAATACTCCTGGAAGCGCATGGCTGGGCAAACACTCGACGTCTATAACAACGCTTTAGATAAATCTAAAACACAGTAA
- the dnaA gene encoding chromosomal replication initiator protein DnaA produces the protein MEHSLWQSVLGEIELSVPHATFVTWFKNTELIESTNDQVVIAVPNIFAVRQFQVKFSDLIKQTLAKNDINPEKIEYIVKTTSRRSTINRETTRELRSPTETKARSTSTQSGNLNPRYTFSNFIVGSSNDLAYTACQAVAQYPGTKYNPLFLYGGVGLGKTHLAQAVGNEIIKRQPDAHVLYISSETFVKEFLDSIRFKKKGFSDKYRNVDVLIVDDMQFIANKEKTQEEFFHTFNALHQNNKQIILTSDKPPRSIPTLTERLRSRFEMGMPIDIQMPDFETRCAIIEAKAALSGVELDRETVEYLANNIKTNIRELEGALNQLLAYAEMRSVTPDISTAEGLLGSVRRSRPQHVSAKQIIDKTAKYFSLSPSEICSAQRDKHIVTPRQIAMYLLRSELHLSFPKIARELGRKDHTTAIHSIEKIEKSIKLDFTIREQVAEIRERLYV, from the coding sequence GTGGAACATTCTTTATGGCAAAGTGTCTTAGGGGAAATCGAATTGTCTGTTCCCCATGCGACGTTTGTCACTTGGTTCAAAAACACCGAGCTGATTGAATCCACCAACGACCAGGTTGTCATAGCTGTCCCTAATATTTTTGCCGTTCGGCAATTTCAAGTAAAATTCAGCGACTTAATTAAGCAGACACTTGCCAAAAACGACATTAATCCAGAAAAAATTGAATATATCGTCAAAACAACGAGCCGACGTTCTACCATAAACCGCGAGACGACGCGCGAACTTCGATCACCTACAGAAACCAAAGCAAGGTCAACTTCTACACAGTCAGGTAATCTTAATCCTCGCTATACATTCAGTAACTTTATAGTCGGCTCTAGCAACGACCTAGCCTACACAGCCTGCCAAGCTGTTGCTCAGTATCCCGGCACCAAATACAATCCGCTCTTTCTATATGGTGGCGTTGGTCTTGGTAAAACTCACCTCGCACAAGCCGTGGGCAATGAAATCATCAAGCGGCAACCTGACGCGCATGTGTTATATATAAGCTCCGAAACGTTCGTTAAAGAATTTCTTGATAGTATCCGTTTCAAAAAGAAAGGTTTTTCAGACAAATACCGAAACGTTGACGTTTTAATTGTCGACGACATGCAATTTATAGCCAATAAAGAAAAAACACAGGAAGAATTCTTTCACACGTTTAACGCGCTTCATCAGAACAACAAGCAAATCATCCTCACTAGCGACAAACCGCCACGCAGTATACCGACTCTCACAGAGCGTTTACGTAGCCGCTTCGAGATGGGCATGCCAATTGACATACAAATGCCTGATTTTGAAACACGCTGCGCCATTATTGAAGCCAAGGCAGCACTCTCTGGAGTTGAGCTTGATCGTGAAACGGTCGAATATCTGGCAAACAACATCAAAACGAATATTCGTGAGCTAGAGGGAGCGCTCAATCAATTACTTGCTTACGCCGAGATGCGTTCTGTTACGCCGGATATTTCAACAGCCGAAGGATTACTTGGTAGCGTCCGTCGATCGCGACCACAGCACGTCTCAGCAAAACAAATCATCGACAAGACAGCTAAATACTTCTCGCTTAGTCCTTCTGAAATCTGCAGCGCTCAACGCGACAAACATATCGTCACGCCTCGCCAGATTGCCATGTATCTACTCCGCAGCGAACTACATCTCAGCTTTCCTAAAATTGCTCGAGAGCTCGGCCGCAAAGACCACACCACCGCCATCCACTCAATTGAAAAGATAGAGAAATCAATCAAACTTGATTTCACGATTCGCGAGCAAGTTGCCGAAATAAGGGAGCGTCTGTATGTATAG